In the Salmo trutta chromosome 33, fSalTru1.1, whole genome shotgun sequence genome, one interval contains:
- the sh3yl1 gene encoding SH3 domain-containing YSC84-like protein 1 isoform X4 — protein MNNPIPSNMKSEAKKAAKILREFTEISNRTGPDKLIPANILARCQGLAIITVIKAGFMITARGGSGIVIARLADGRWSAPSAIGIAGLGGGFEIGVEVSDLVVILMQRRAVDSFSKGGNLTLGGNCTVAVGPMGRNVEADIALRSTAAVFTYCKSRGLFAGVSLEGSCLIERKDTNRRFYSQDIRASAILNGDVEPPPEADDLYCVLESYTDKYTTEWTAKHLTRKASGPPARPRAPATQRPASAYRTEVKPSLYPSISAFNSGSTGGVGPWDAGPVVVTAVHPFTGQQPGDLSFNPGDRITVVTKTESQYDWWEGTLNGRTGIFPANFVSYP, from the exons TGAATAACCCAATCCCATCCAACATGAAGTCAGAGGCGAAGAAAGCTGCCAAGATCCTCAGAGAGTTTACTGAGATCTCCAACCGCACCGGGCCTGACAAACTCATCCcag CCAATATATTAGCGAGGTGTCAGGGCTTGGCCATCATCACAGTGATCAAGGCAGGCTTCATGATCACAGCTCGAGGCGGCAGCGGTATAGTCATCGCTAGACTGGCTGACGGAC GTTGGTCTGCTCCCTCTGCCATTGGTATAGCTGGTCTGGGCGGTGGCTTTGAGATTGGAGTTGAG gTATCAGACCTGGTGGTGATTCTGATGCAGCGCAGGGCGGTGGATTCTTTCTCTAAAGGAGGGAACCTCACTCTGGGGGGCAACTGTACTGTGGCGGTAGGACCGATGGGGAG gaacgtGGAGGCGGATATAGCGCTACGTAGTACAGCAGCAGTGTTTACTTACTGTAAGTCCAGAGGGCTGTTTGCTGGAGTTTCTCTGGAGGGATCCTGCCTCATAGAACGCAAAGACACCAACCGCAG gttctACTCCCAGGACATCCGTGCGTCGGCCATATTGAATGGAGATGTAGAGCCTCCCCCAGAAGCTGATGACCTGTACTGTGTCCTGGAGAGCTACACAGATAAATACACTACTGAGTGGACAGCCAAACACCTGACCCGGAAg GCCAGTGGTCCTCCAGCTAGACCCCGAGCTCCTGCCACACAGAGACCTGCTAGCGCATACAGGACagagg TGAAGCCCTCCCTCTATCCAAGCATCTCTGCCTTCAATTCTGGCAGCACAG GTGGGGTGGGTCCGTGGGATGCGGGACCTGTAGTCGTCACGGCGGTACATCCGTTCACAGGGCAACAGCCTGGCGACCTGAGCTTCAACCCTGGCGACCGCATCACTGTGGTTACCAAGACAGAGTCACAGTATGACTGGTGGGAGGGAACGCTTAACGGACGGACCGGAATCTTCCCCGCTAACTTCGTCTCCTAcccgtga
- the sh3yl1 gene encoding SH3 domain-containing YSC84-like protein 1 isoform X3, which produces MNNPIPSNMKSEAKKAAKILREFTEISNRTGPDKLIPANILARCQGLAIITVIKAGFMITARGGSGIVIARLADGRWSAPSAIGIAGLGGGFEIGVEVSDLVVILMQRRAVDSFSKGGNLTLGGNCTVAVGPMGRNVEADIALRSTAAVFTYCKSRGLFAGVSLEGSCLIERKDTNRRFYSQDIRASAILNGDVEPPPEADDLYCVLESYTDKYTTEWTAKHLTRKASGPPARPRAPATQRPASAYRTEAVKPSLYPSISAFNSGSTGGVGPWDAGPVVVTAVHPFTGQQPGDLSFNPGDRITVVTKTESQYDWWEGTLNGRTGIFPANFVSYP; this is translated from the exons TGAATAACCCAATCCCATCCAACATGAAGTCAGAGGCGAAGAAAGCTGCCAAGATCCTCAGAGAGTTTACTGAGATCTCCAACCGCACCGGGCCTGACAAACTCATCCcag CCAATATATTAGCGAGGTGTCAGGGCTTGGCCATCATCACAGTGATCAAGGCAGGCTTCATGATCACAGCTCGAGGCGGCAGCGGTATAGTCATCGCTAGACTGGCTGACGGAC GTTGGTCTGCTCCCTCTGCCATTGGTATAGCTGGTCTGGGCGGTGGCTTTGAGATTGGAGTTGAG gTATCAGACCTGGTGGTGATTCTGATGCAGCGCAGGGCGGTGGATTCTTTCTCTAAAGGAGGGAACCTCACTCTGGGGGGCAACTGTACTGTGGCGGTAGGACCGATGGGGAG gaacgtGGAGGCGGATATAGCGCTACGTAGTACAGCAGCAGTGTTTACTTACTGTAAGTCCAGAGGGCTGTTTGCTGGAGTTTCTCTGGAGGGATCCTGCCTCATAGAACGCAAAGACACCAACCGCAG gttctACTCCCAGGACATCCGTGCGTCGGCCATATTGAATGGAGATGTAGAGCCTCCCCCAGAAGCTGATGACCTGTACTGTGTCCTGGAGAGCTACACAGATAAATACACTACTGAGTGGACAGCCAAACACCTGACCCGGAAg GCCAGTGGTCCTCCAGCTAGACCCCGAGCTCCTGCCACACAGAGACCTGCTAGCGCATACAGGACagagg CAGTGAAGCCCTCCCTCTATCCAAGCATCTCTGCCTTCAATTCTGGCAGCACAG GTGGGGTGGGTCCGTGGGATGCGGGACCTGTAGTCGTCACGGCGGTACATCCGTTCACAGGGCAACAGCCTGGCGACCTGAGCTTCAACCCTGGCGACCGCATCACTGTGGTTACCAAGACAGAGTCACAGTATGACTGGTGGGAGGGAACGCTTAACGGACGGACCGGAATCTTCCCCGCTAACTTCGTCTCCTAcccgtga
- the sh3yl1 gene encoding SH3 domain-containing YSC84-like protein 1 isoform X1 — translation MNNPIPSNMKSEAKKAAKILREFTEISNRTGPDKLIPANILARCQGLAIITVIKAGFMITARGGSGIVIARLADGRWSAPSAIGIAGLGGGFEIGVEVSDLVVILMQRRAVDSFSKGGNLTLGGNCTVAVGPMGRNVEADIALRSTAAVFTYCKSRGLFAGVSLEGSCLIERKDTNRRFYSQDIRASAILNGDVEPPPEADDLYCVLESYTDKYTTEWTAKHLTRKASGPPARPRAPATQRPASAYRTEAVKPSLYPSISAFNSGSTESYKRSPSSTRTVQNDYGGVGPWDAGPVVVTAVHPFTGQQPGDLSFNPGDRITVVTKTESQYDWWEGTLNGRTGIFPANFVSYP, via the exons TGAATAACCCAATCCCATCCAACATGAAGTCAGAGGCGAAGAAAGCTGCCAAGATCCTCAGAGAGTTTACTGAGATCTCCAACCGCACCGGGCCTGACAAACTCATCCcag CCAATATATTAGCGAGGTGTCAGGGCTTGGCCATCATCACAGTGATCAAGGCAGGCTTCATGATCACAGCTCGAGGCGGCAGCGGTATAGTCATCGCTAGACTGGCTGACGGAC GTTGGTCTGCTCCCTCTGCCATTGGTATAGCTGGTCTGGGCGGTGGCTTTGAGATTGGAGTTGAG gTATCAGACCTGGTGGTGATTCTGATGCAGCGCAGGGCGGTGGATTCTTTCTCTAAAGGAGGGAACCTCACTCTGGGGGGCAACTGTACTGTGGCGGTAGGACCGATGGGGAG gaacgtGGAGGCGGATATAGCGCTACGTAGTACAGCAGCAGTGTTTACTTACTGTAAGTCCAGAGGGCTGTTTGCTGGAGTTTCTCTGGAGGGATCCTGCCTCATAGAACGCAAAGACACCAACCGCAG gttctACTCCCAGGACATCCGTGCGTCGGCCATATTGAATGGAGATGTAGAGCCTCCCCCAGAAGCTGATGACCTGTACTGTGTCCTGGAGAGCTACACAGATAAATACACTACTGAGTGGACAGCCAAACACCTGACCCGGAAg GCCAGTGGTCCTCCAGCTAGACCCCGAGCTCCTGCCACACAGAGACCTGCTAGCGCATACAGGACagagg CAGTGAAGCCCTCCCTCTATCCAAGCATCTCTGCCTTCAATTCTGGCAGCACAG AATCATATAAGAGAAGTCCAAGTAGCACAAGGACAGTCCAAAACGATTAcg GTGGGGTGGGTCCGTGGGATGCGGGACCTGTAGTCGTCACGGCGGTACATCCGTTCACAGGGCAACAGCCTGGCGACCTGAGCTTCAACCCTGGCGACCGCATCACTGTGGTTACCAAGACAGAGTCACAGTATGACTGGTGGGAGGGAACGCTTAACGGACGGACCGGAATCTTCCCCGCTAACTTCGTCTCCTAcccgtga
- the sh3yl1 gene encoding SH3 domain-containing YSC84-like protein 1 isoform X2, translating to MNNPIPSNMKSEAKKAAKILREFTEISNRTGPDKLIPANILARCQGLAIITVIKAGFMITARGGSGIVIARLADGRWSAPSAIGIAGLGGGFEIGVEVSDLVVILMQRRAVDSFSKGGNLTLGGNCTVAVGPMGRNVEADIALRSTAAVFTYCKSRGLFAGVSLEGSCLIERKDTNRRFYSQDIRASAILNGDVEPPPEADDLYCVLESYTDKYTTEWTAKHLTRKASGPPARPRAPATQRPASAYRTEVKPSLYPSISAFNSGSTESYKRSPSSTRTVQNDYGGVGPWDAGPVVVTAVHPFTGQQPGDLSFNPGDRITVVTKTESQYDWWEGTLNGRTGIFPANFVSYP from the exons TGAATAACCCAATCCCATCCAACATGAAGTCAGAGGCGAAGAAAGCTGCCAAGATCCTCAGAGAGTTTACTGAGATCTCCAACCGCACCGGGCCTGACAAACTCATCCcag CCAATATATTAGCGAGGTGTCAGGGCTTGGCCATCATCACAGTGATCAAGGCAGGCTTCATGATCACAGCTCGAGGCGGCAGCGGTATAGTCATCGCTAGACTGGCTGACGGAC GTTGGTCTGCTCCCTCTGCCATTGGTATAGCTGGTCTGGGCGGTGGCTTTGAGATTGGAGTTGAG gTATCAGACCTGGTGGTGATTCTGATGCAGCGCAGGGCGGTGGATTCTTTCTCTAAAGGAGGGAACCTCACTCTGGGGGGCAACTGTACTGTGGCGGTAGGACCGATGGGGAG gaacgtGGAGGCGGATATAGCGCTACGTAGTACAGCAGCAGTGTTTACTTACTGTAAGTCCAGAGGGCTGTTTGCTGGAGTTTCTCTGGAGGGATCCTGCCTCATAGAACGCAAAGACACCAACCGCAG gttctACTCCCAGGACATCCGTGCGTCGGCCATATTGAATGGAGATGTAGAGCCTCCCCCAGAAGCTGATGACCTGTACTGTGTCCTGGAGAGCTACACAGATAAATACACTACTGAGTGGACAGCCAAACACCTGACCCGGAAg GCCAGTGGTCCTCCAGCTAGACCCCGAGCTCCTGCCACACAGAGACCTGCTAGCGCATACAGGACagagg TGAAGCCCTCCCTCTATCCAAGCATCTCTGCCTTCAATTCTGGCAGCACAG AATCATATAAGAGAAGTCCAAGTAGCACAAGGACAGTCCAAAACGATTAcg GTGGGGTGGGTCCGTGGGATGCGGGACCTGTAGTCGTCACGGCGGTACATCCGTTCACAGGGCAACAGCCTGGCGACCTGAGCTTCAACCCTGGCGACCGCATCACTGTGGTTACCAAGACAGAGTCACAGTATGACTGGTGGGAGGGAACGCTTAACGGACGGACCGGAATCTTCCCCGCTAACTTCGTCTCCTAcccgtga